A window from Solanum stenotomum isolate F172 chromosome 7, ASM1918654v1, whole genome shotgun sequence encodes these proteins:
- the LOC125870634 gene encoding glutathione gamma-glutamylcysteinyltransferase 1-like isoform X2, translated as MAMAGLYRRVLPSPPAIDFASNEGKQLFLEAIQNGTMEGFFKLISYFQTQSEPAYCGLASLSMVLNALAIDPGRKWKGPWRWFDESMLDCCEPLEKVKAKGISFGKVVCLAHCAGAKVEAFRSNLSTIDDFRKHVMACTTSDDCHLISSYHRGLFKQTGSGHFSPIGGYHAEKDMALILDVARFKYPPHWVPVPLLWEAMNTIDEATGLHRGFMLVSKLHRAPALLYTLSCKHESWVSISKHLMDDLPVLLSSENVKDIKDVLTTLLSNLPPNFAEFIKWIAEVRRQEENGQKLSEEEKGRLAIKEEVLKQVQGTPLYKHVTSLLVSEDSVCQLKAETESSLTNVAASICCQGADIFAGRSGLSDRFCCRQTCVRCYRATGDNPATVVSGTVVNGNGEQGVDVLVPTSQAKTSCCSSGQNGCSPMHPGSNDVLTALLLALPPQTWSHIKDMKVLQEIENLVSAENLPPLLQEEILHLRGQFLLLKRCKDNKVW; from the exons ATGGCGATGGCGGGTTTGTATCGCCGAGTTCTTCCATCTCCTCCGGCTATTGATTTCGCTTCTAATGAAGGAAAG CAACTTTTTTTGGAGGCCATCCAGAATGGAACAATGGAAGGATTTTTCAAGTTGATCTCTTATTTTCAGACACAATCTGAGCCAGCATATTGTGGTTTGGCTAGCCTTTCCATGGTCTTGAATGCCCTTGCTATTGATCCAGGAAGAAAATGGAAAG GGCCTTGGAGATGGTTCGATGAATCCATGCTGGACTGCTGTGAGCCATTGGAGAAGGTTAAAGCTAAAGGGATCTCCTTTGGGAAAGTGGTATGTTTGGCTCACTGTGCAGGAGCGAAGGTGGAAGCTTTTCGCTCTAATCTTAGCACCATTGATGACTTCCGTAAACATGTCATGGCCTGCACAACTAGTGATGATTGTCATCTGATCTCATCTTATCATCGAGGACTTTTTAAACAG ACAGGTTCAGGCCACTTTTCACCTATTGGTGGTTATCACGCGGAAAAGGATATGGCACTGATTCTAGATGTTGCAAGGTTTAAATATCCCCCTCACTGGGTTCCCGTCCCTCTCCTTTGGGAAGCCATGAACACAATTGATGAAGCTACAGGATTACATAGGGG GTTTATGCTTGTCTCTAAGCTTCATAGAGCTCCTGCACTGCTATATACCCTG AGTTGTAAACATGAGAGTTGGGTCTCTATCTCAAAGCATTTGATGGATGATCTTCCTGTTCTCTTAAGTTCTGAGAATGTGAAGGACATAAAAGATGTTCTCACTACTCTTCTTTCAAATCTACCTCCCAATTTTGCTGAATTCATAAAGTGGATAGCAGAAGTTCGAAGGCAAGAGGAGAATGGTCAAAAGCTTagtgaagaggagaaaggaAGGCTAGCTATCAAG GAAGAGGTATTGAAACAAGTGCAGGGCACTCCTCTTTATAAGCACGTCACAAGCCTTTTAGTTTCAGAAGATTCTGTCTGTCAGTTAAAAGCAGAAACGGAAAGCAGTTTGACCAATGTTGCTGCGAGCATTTGTTGCCAAGGAGCAGACATTTTTGCAGGAAGGTCTGGTTTATCGGATAGGTTTTGCTGTCGCCAAACATGTGTCCGATGCTACAGAGCTACCGGGGACAATCCTGCTACAGTGGTGTCTGGGACAGTTGTAAATGGGAATGGGGAGCAGGGGGTTGATGTTCTGGTCCCTACGTCTCAAGCAAAGACTAGCTGCTGTTCTTCGGGGCAAAATGGTTGCTCACCAATGCACCCTGGAAGCAACGATGTGCTGACAGCACTGTTGCTGGCATTACCTCCACAAACATGGTCTCACATAAAAGATATGAAAGTCTTGCAGGAGATAGAGAACCTTGTCTCAGCAGAAAACCTGCCTCCTTTGTTGCAAGAAGAG ATTTTGCACCTGCGAGGGCAGTTCCTCCTGCTAAAGAGATGCAAGGATAACAAG GTTTGGTAA
- the LOC125870634 gene encoding glutathione gamma-glutamylcysteinyltransferase 1-like isoform X1 → MAMAGLYRRVLPSPPAIDFASNEGKQLFLEAIQNGTMEGFFKLISYFQTQSEPAYCGLASLSMVLNALAIDPGRKWKGPWRWFDESMLDCCEPLEKVKAKGISFGKVVCLAHCAGAKVEAFRSNLSTIDDFRKHVMACTTSDDCHLISSYHRGLFKQTGSGHFSPIGGYHAEKDMALILDVARFKYPPHWVPVPLLWEAMNTIDEATGLHRGFMLVSKLHRAPALLYTLSCKHESWVSISKHLMDDLPVLLSSENVKDIKDVLTTLLSNLPPNFAEFIKWIAEVRRQEENGQKLSEEEKGRLAIKEEVLKQVQGTPLYKHVTSLLVSEDSVCQLKAETESSLTNVAASICCQGADIFAGRSGLSDRFCCRQTCVRCYRATGDNPATVVSGTVVNGNGEQGVDVLVPTSQAKTSCCSSGQNGCSPMHPGSNDVLTALLLALPPQTWSHIKDMKVLQEIENLVSAENLPPLLQEEILHLRGQFLLLKRCKDNKVEEDLAAPPF, encoded by the exons ATGGCGATGGCGGGTTTGTATCGCCGAGTTCTTCCATCTCCTCCGGCTATTGATTTCGCTTCTAATGAAGGAAAG CAACTTTTTTTGGAGGCCATCCAGAATGGAACAATGGAAGGATTTTTCAAGTTGATCTCTTATTTTCAGACACAATCTGAGCCAGCATATTGTGGTTTGGCTAGCCTTTCCATGGTCTTGAATGCCCTTGCTATTGATCCAGGAAGAAAATGGAAAG GGCCTTGGAGATGGTTCGATGAATCCATGCTGGACTGCTGTGAGCCATTGGAGAAGGTTAAAGCTAAAGGGATCTCCTTTGGGAAAGTGGTATGTTTGGCTCACTGTGCAGGAGCGAAGGTGGAAGCTTTTCGCTCTAATCTTAGCACCATTGATGACTTCCGTAAACATGTCATGGCCTGCACAACTAGTGATGATTGTCATCTGATCTCATCTTATCATCGAGGACTTTTTAAACAG ACAGGTTCAGGCCACTTTTCACCTATTGGTGGTTATCACGCGGAAAAGGATATGGCACTGATTCTAGATGTTGCAAGGTTTAAATATCCCCCTCACTGGGTTCCCGTCCCTCTCCTTTGGGAAGCCATGAACACAATTGATGAAGCTACAGGATTACATAGGGG GTTTATGCTTGTCTCTAAGCTTCATAGAGCTCCTGCACTGCTATATACCCTG AGTTGTAAACATGAGAGTTGGGTCTCTATCTCAAAGCATTTGATGGATGATCTTCCTGTTCTCTTAAGTTCTGAGAATGTGAAGGACATAAAAGATGTTCTCACTACTCTTCTTTCAAATCTACCTCCCAATTTTGCTGAATTCATAAAGTGGATAGCAGAAGTTCGAAGGCAAGAGGAGAATGGTCAAAAGCTTagtgaagaggagaaaggaAGGCTAGCTATCAAG GAAGAGGTATTGAAACAAGTGCAGGGCACTCCTCTTTATAAGCACGTCACAAGCCTTTTAGTTTCAGAAGATTCTGTCTGTCAGTTAAAAGCAGAAACGGAAAGCAGTTTGACCAATGTTGCTGCGAGCATTTGTTGCCAAGGAGCAGACATTTTTGCAGGAAGGTCTGGTTTATCGGATAGGTTTTGCTGTCGCCAAACATGTGTCCGATGCTACAGAGCTACCGGGGACAATCCTGCTACAGTGGTGTCTGGGACAGTTGTAAATGGGAATGGGGAGCAGGGGGTTGATGTTCTGGTCCCTACGTCTCAAGCAAAGACTAGCTGCTGTTCTTCGGGGCAAAATGGTTGCTCACCAATGCACCCTGGAAGCAACGATGTGCTGACAGCACTGTTGCTGGCATTACCTCCACAAACATGGTCTCACATAAAAGATATGAAAGTCTTGCAGGAGATAGAGAACCTTGTCTCAGCAGAAAACCTGCCTCCTTTGTTGCAAGAAGAG ATTTTGCACCTGCGAGGGCAGTTCCTCCTGCTAAAGAGATGCAAGGATAACAAGGTAGAAGAAGATTTAGCTGCACCTCCCTTTTAG